In Deinococcus maricopensis DSM 21211, the sequence GCCGCGCTCTACCCTGTGTGGGGCTACTGCGCCCCTGACACGCCCGAAATGCTCGCCACCGCCGAGGCACTCGAACGCGACCGCCAGCGCGGCCACCTGTACTGGCGCACCATCCACGACGACGCGTACCAGCAGCAGCACGAAGGCGCGTTCCTCGCCGGCACCTTCTGGATGGCGCAGTACTGGGTCATGCGCGACCCGGCGCGCGCCCGCACCATCATCGACGCCGCGCTGCGGCACGCCAGCGACCTCGGCCTGCTCGCCGAGGAAGCCGACCCGGACAGCGGCGCGCTGTGGGGCAACTACCCGCAGTCCTTCGTGCACGCCGCGCTGATCGGCGCCGTCATTGACCTGCGCGCCGCCGAAGCGCGCGGCGCGCACCCCACGCCCTCCTAAGCAGCGGGGGCGCCCACAGGCGCCCCCCGAGCCCGCGCGGCTACTTCACGCCGCGCACGCGCGTCACCAGCAGCATCGCCAGCACGAAGAACGACGCCGCCACGCCGAACACCAGCGTGTACCCGAGGTTGTGCCCGTGCGCGTTCCCCCAGTCGAGCAGCAGGCCCTGCGGCGCGCTGATGAACTGCGGCGCCGTGAACGCCACGTGCCACACGCCCATGTCACGCGCGTAACTCGCGGCGCTCGGCATCGCGTCACTGCCGAGCGCCCAGTCGACGCTCGTGAACGCCCCGAACCCCAGCCCGAACACCACTGCGAGCGCCAGCACCACCGGCAGGTTCGGCGCGAACAGCAGCGCAACCGCCGCGACGGCCATCAGCGTGCCCGCCACGTAGATGACCGGCTTGCGGCCCACCCGGTCCGACACGCGGCCCGCCAGGAGCGTGCTGGCGATGCCGCCCGCCACGATGGCCAGCAGCATCACGCTGTTCGCCGTGACCGCGTTCCCGAGATCCACGCCGCCCAGGCGGAAGTTCCCGATGACGTCCCGCAGGTAGTACTGCAGCAGCGGCTGCACGCTGTACTGCCCCAGCCCGAACAGCGCGCGCGTCACGAACACCCAGAAGAACGGCCCGTGCCGGAACAGCGCCAGCCAGTTGACGCGCGGCGCGGCCGGCCCGGCGGGCCGCGCGGGCGGCTCCGGCACGAAACGCACCGTGAGGGTGCTCGTGAACAGCAGCAGCGCCGCGATGAGGATGAACGTCACCTCGCGCGGCAGCAGCTGGAAGCCGACCAGCGCGCCCACCACGCCGCCCAGCAGCTGCCCGGAGAGCTGCAGCAGGCCCATGACGCCGCTGTACCGCCCGCGCTGCTCCGGCGGGACGACCTGCGGAATGAGCGCGCTATACGGCGCGGTCGCGGCATTGTTGCCGATCTGCAGCACCAGGAAGCCCAGGCCGTACACCCACACGTTCGGCGCGAACGCCATGATCAGCAGCCCCACGACGTTCACGACGACGCTCCACTGAATCAGCGACAGGCGCCGCCCGACGCGGTCGCTGTACGCGCCGACGATGGGGGGAAGCAGCATGGCGATGGCCGCGCCGAGCGCGATCAGCAGGCCCTGCGACTTACCTTTGTCCGCCTCGCCCACGAAGCGCAGCATGTCCGCGGGAATCAGCACCGCGAACAGCAGCAGCCAGTGGAAGGACGTCCCGAACCAGAAACCAGAGAGCGCCCAGGGGTTCACGCGCGGCGGAGCAGTAGTCGTCATGTCCCGGCGAGTATACTGGCGCGCCCCGCGCGCGCCGGACGCAAAAGCGAACCACCCGCACATATGTGCGGGTGGTGTCTTTGGTGGAGCTGAGCGGGATCGAACCGCTGACCTCGTCATTGCGAACGACGCGCTCTCCCAGCTGAGCTACAGCCCCATTTCCTTGTGCCTTTGGGTGTTCCCCTTGGGCGAGACAGAGATTACCACGCACCTCTGAAGAGCGCAAGAGGGCCCACGCGGTGCATACAGGGGTGCATAGCGTTCCAGTCCGCCGCGCGGCCCTGGGGTACACTGGGCGACCATGAGTGGCGACCGTTTCGCGTACAAATTCGGCCAGGAAGGCATCACCTTCGACGACGTTCTGCTTCTGCCTCGTTACAGCGAGGTCCTCCCGCACCAGGTTGACCTGGGCGCGCAGCTCACCCGCCGCGTGCGCCTGAACGTCCCGTTCGTGTCCGCCGCCATGGACACCGTCACCGAAACCGCCATGGCCATCGCCATGGCCCGCGAAGGCGGCATCGGCGTGATTCACAAGAACATGCCCATCGAACGCCAGGCGGAAATGGTCCGCAAGGTCAAACGCAGCGAAAGCGGCATGATCGTCGACCCCATCACGCTGCCCGTGACCGCCACCGTCCGCGAAGCCGACCAGATGATGGCCGAATACAAGATCAGCGGCGTGCCCATCACCGCCGACGACGGCAAACTCCTCGGCATCATCACCAACCGCGACATGCGCTTCATCGAGGACCTCAGCGTCCCCGTCGCGGACGTCATGACCAAGGACCAGCTCATCACC encodes:
- a CDS encoding MFS transporter, translated to MTTTAPPRVNPWALSGFWFGTSFHWLLLFAVLIPADMLRFVGEADKGKSQGLLIALGAAIAMLLPPIVGAYSDRVGRRLSLIQWSVVVNVVGLLIMAFAPNVWVYGLGFLVLQIGNNAATAPYSALIPQVVPPEQRGRYSGVMGLLQLSGQLLGGVVGALVGFQLLPREVTFILIAALLLFTSTLTVRFVPEPPARPAGPAAPRVNWLALFRHGPFFWVFVTRALFGLGQYSVQPLLQYYLRDVIGNFRLGGVDLGNAVTANSVMLLAIVAGGIASTLLAGRVSDRVGRKPVIYVAGTLMAVAAVALLFAPNLPVVLALAVVFGLGFGAFTSVDWALGSDAMPSAASYARDMGVWHVAFTAPQFISAPQGLLLDWGNAHGHNLGYTLVFGVAASFFVLAMLLVTRVRGVK